TTTGCTGTCGAATGAACCCAATAAAGTTGCTTTATAGGTGCCTTCCTGAGCAGGTATCCGATACAAACTGGTATGAAGGTCGCCATGCCGTTTGGTAAATATATATAAATAATTATCTAAATATACTATTGCTTCCGCATCATAATTGTTGTTTACTGACTTACGAAAATCTGTTTGATCAGGATAGGTATAATGTATGAGGTATGAGGGTACGCTGTTGTTCTTTTTCAAGACCGATGAGTCAATAACTGAAGCAATATATACACTCAAATCACTTCGGTCTCCATTATTGTTTCCCATGTCGGCAATATAATAATTCTTACCGTCAGTAGCTATATCTTCCCAATCTATATTGGATGCCCCGTTGATCGCTATATTTTCATTGTCGTCGCCTTTGGCAGTATCAATGCAGTATAATGCCGGTTCGCCACCTCCATCAGAAAAGCTCCATACACGTCCTTGCACCCAAGCCAATCCAGAATTTTCCTTGAACAAAGATTTCAGTACGACAATCAATTTTAAATTTGCCGCGGTATTTGCATATTCACACGAACTGTCATCTACCTTTGCCTTCTGTTTGTAGTTGATGGCATTGGGGTCGGTACAGCCTTTTTTGGAGCTGCACGACATGGTGCTTAATGCGACTAATAGAGAAAGAATATATACTACCTTACGGCTTTTCATTAATAATTAATTAATATTGCAGTCTGCGAATGTACAATAAAAAATTAAAAATCTTGAGACCAATATATTTAGCTTTAGTTTTCAGCATGTTATGGACGACCAAAATCGCCGCTTTTTCAATTAAAGACAGTTTAAATGTTTTCATTCACCATCCATTGCAATTAAATTATGTGGGAATTAACACTGGTGTATCAAAAAAAATATATAAAAATTTAGAGCTAGGGTTAGGGGTTTATACTTTTTTTTACTATCGAGACGATTTTCGCAAATCATCAAACACAACCGGCCTAATTGTATGGGCCAGATATTATTATAACAATTTTTTTGTGGGTGCTTCATTTTACAATGGCCGTTCCCCTTATTTAAGGCAGCTCAATCAAGAAAAGATATACATTATGCAGTACGACCTGATTGCAAATGCGGGCTACCGCCAAAAGTTTTCGAAGAAATATTATTTAGATTTCTGGGCTGGTTATAATGTGGTACAAAAACCACACTCTTTCAACCCCACTGCCTTTTCACTTTGGGCAGGTGTGGGCAAACATATTGGGCGTCGTTAGGTTTTACCTTATTTCTTAAGGACGATGCCGCTAAAACACCATTACAATAAAAGCATGATTGAGGCTGGTTGCGATGAAGCAGGCCGTGGATGTCTTGCTGGACCCGTATTTGCCGCTGCAGTTATACTACCACCCAAATTTAAAAACAAGACACTCAATGATTCAAAAAAATTAAGTCATAAAGAACGGCTTGCCTTAAAAAGTATTATAGAAAATGAAACACAGTGGGCCGTAGCTACTTGCAGCCCTACAGAGATTGATAAGATTAATATCCTACATGCATCTATACTTGCCATGCACCGAGCATTGGATTTGCTAAATGAAAAATATAATATACAGCCCGAACATATAATAGTGGACGGAAATCGTTTCAAACAATATCAGCAAATACAGCATACCACCATCA
The Bacteroidota bacterium genome window above contains:
- a CDS encoding ribonuclease HII: MPLKHHYNKSMIEAGCDEAGRGCLAGPVFAAAVILPPKFKNKTLNDSKKLSHKERLALKSIIENETQWAVATCSPTEIDKINILHASILAMHRALDLLNEKYNIQPEHIIVDGNRFKQYQQIQHTTIIKGDGLYMSIAASSVLAKTHRDAYMTDLHARFPHYAWNKNMGYPTLKHREGIASVGPCEHHRKSFTLLPPQLVLF